The Chryseolinea soli nucleotide sequence GAGCCCATCGTGTGCACACCGCAGGAGGCGTACGCCGGCTTTATGCGCACCGGGATGGATTACCTGGTGATGGGAAATTTTTTGTTTGATCGCCGCGAACAGCCGGCATTACCCTCGGGCCTGGAACAGCATTTTCCGTTGGATTAGGTTGCGCTTCGCCGGCGTTGGACTGTTTTTTAAGGCGTTGGTTGCTCCACCAATTTTCTCAGCGTTTGGGCATCCTCGAAAGCGGTGCCAATCGTGTTATTAAAATAGGCATACACGTCCTTATCTTTTGCCAGCCACGTTCGAATTAAAGCGGCATAGCCTTCCAGAAATTCCTGCGAGTAGCCACCACGATAGTTTCCGTCAGGTCCATGAAACCGCAGGTAAACAACCCGGGTTGCCTCATCCGAAACCGGCGGCTTCGAACCCGGCATGTCGTGCATCACCACAGAGGCTTCATATCGGTCCAGCAGTTCGTATACCGGACCGATATACCAATTTATATCGCGAAACTCGACGCAAATATTCCACCCGGGCACGCTGTTCAGGGCATGGACCTGTTTCAGGATGTTTTTTACTTCCCGCCGGAGTTCGATTTTGACGCTGGTCGGAAATTGGATGAGCAGGCATCCTTTCTTTGCTCCGATCTTGTCGGCTGCTTTCAGAAAGGTCGTGATGTCATCCGGGTTGTAGGGTAATTTCTTTTTGTGCGTGATCGCACGCCACAGCTTCACGGTGAATTTAAAATCATCCGGCACTTCCTGCGACCATTTTTCGAATGTCGCAGGCAAAGGCACTTTGTAGAATGAACTGTTTACTTCCAGTGTATTGAATAGCGATCCGTAGTATTGCAGCCGGCTGGCAGAGCGATATTCTTCGGGAAAGGTCTCTTTCGTCCCGGGAACAACAATTCCGCTGGTACCGATTCGTAGCGTGCCCACCTGCAAGTAATGGTTACATTACTTATAACAAAGCGGGGCGAAAATTAGTTACACCGCCACGTTCATTCCGATCGCAGGCTCTTCGCCGGGTTGGCCAGTGCCGCCCGGATGGATTGATAGCTCACGGTCGACAACGCGATGAATACCGACATCGCTCCGGCCAGTAC carries:
- a CDS encoding DUF72 domain-containing protein produces the protein MGTLRIGTSGIVVPGTKETFPEEYRSASRLQYYGSLFNTLEVNSSFYKVPLPATFEKWSQEVPDDFKFTVKLWRAITHKKKLPYNPDDITTFLKAADKIGAKKGCLLIQFPTSVKIELRREVKNILKQVHALNSVPGWNICVEFRDINWYIGPVYELLDRYEASVVMHDMPGSKPPVSDEATRVVYLRFHGPDGNYRGGYSQEFLEGYAALIRTWLAKDKDVYAYFNNTIGTAFEDAQTLRKLVEQPTP